The following proteins come from a genomic window of Macrobrachium rosenbergii isolate ZJJX-2024 chromosome 39, ASM4041242v1, whole genome shotgun sequence:
- the LOC136825599 gene encoding uncharacterized protein, translating to MASSQAIFEEIMTGSQAIFEEIMTSSQAIFEEIMTSSQAIFEEIMTGSQAIFEEIMTGSQAIFEEIMTSSQAIFEEIMTSSQAIFEEIMTGSQAIFEEIMTSSQAIFEK from the coding sequence ATGGCTAGTTCTCAGGCAATATTTGAGGAAATAATGACTGGTTCTCAGGCAATATTTGAGGAAATAATGACTAGTTCTCAGGCAATATTTGAGGAAATAATGACTAGTTCTCAGGCAATATTTGAGGAAATAATGACTGGTTCTCAGGCAATATTTGAGGAAATAATGACTGGTTCTCAGGCAATATTTGAGGAAATAATGACTAGTTCTCAGGCAATATTTGAGGAAATAATGACTAGTTCTCAGGCAATATTTGAGGAAATAATGACTGGTTCTCAGGCAATATTTGAGGAAATAATGACTAGTTCTCAGGCAATATTTGAGAAATAA